The DNA sequence ATACGAATTtataatttagttataaaaaatacATACGCATTTCAAGTATATGAACGTTCATATAATGAGTTATAAGACTTAGAAGAATTATCACCACAAAAAACTAACTATTATGGTAAAAAAGTCCAAAGTCTTATAAGAttcttttttatacttttatttttcgATGTGCAACTTTTTATCTAAGTCACTaaaaaaaaatagacaaataATGGCAGACATTTAGCAGCATTTTTAGAAATCGTCGTTAAATAAAATCTGACAGCAGTTAGAATGACAAATTTAAAAGAAACTACTAAAATCGTCACATTTTATTCCGATAATGTTTTATTTTGTAACACTTCACTCAGTATCATTTTATTCGACGTTATTTGTTTTTATAACCATATATATGATGAATTGGTAATATTATTTGATGACAGTTTTTGAAACTGTCATTAAAAAATCGTCGAAATCTGCCTTTTTTTATGTAGTGAATAATGATGATAAATTATTTCTTTGACATCCATGGTAGTGGTTTTTTCATAGACTTGAAATGTTTCTTTAGTTTAAATTCTAAGGCTGAGAGGCAGTTATctattccaatatatatatatataatgttttttatatatttttttaataaaaaatcacacATTCCAAAAAAAAGAGACAAGATTTGAACTCTGTTTAAATGTCTGTTACTGGCCAATAAATTGCTGTATGTATAAGATTCGAATTTTTGACACTTGTTTAAGCAGACAAGTAAGCTGACCAATGAGTCGTAATTTTTTAGTTCATAAATCATATATCGCAGTATAATTTTACGATTTATGGACAAATTTTAGCTTTAAGAGGTGATgagattaattaattatatttttgctgTGGTTTAAagtgattttaaaaatattaagttgCTCTTTTCCGATGCGatttacatgtatatatattGGTAAATTGTTGTGCCTCACTGTAATTTActctaaataaaaacaaacataTGCGTAAATCATGTTGGATCCAGGAAATTAATTCATTAGTTATTTTTGTAGTTACTTTATTCACATAAAAAAACCCATAAAATAATAAGGTTTTTCATTTCTAATAATTTCAACCAATAATATTAAAAGGTCCAGGTAATTATCTCTCTGATTAATCCATTAGTAAATAGTCTTTCATTTAAGTCCTATATATGGAAAAATCAATTTTAAgagaacaatatatatatatatatatacttcaatattaaaaaaaatacttgcttcatctaaaaaatatataatatatataattttaagagGAAAAAAGCTCACATGCATTGTCTAGCTTTTATAGTTTTGAAGTGCATATTTTTCATATGattattcaactttttttttgcCATATTTCTTGATTATAATTGAGTACTTTGTACCAGAGCAAAGTAGAGAGAATCTAAAAGAAATTATTGAAACAATTAATCacttaaataataataactagCTGTTGTTTCTACTTTTTAAGTCCACATCCTTAAACTTTCATTAAACATCTAATAAACCTAATAGTGTAGACAATCTTTTGACTGCTTTAATTATGTTTAGatagattaattaattaagtaaatcatccaaaactaataaaGTTAAATTTCTAAAACTCAACCGTTAATGAAATAGCTTTGTACTTGTATACTTACACTTTACAACTTAACAATCTTTTGACTGAAAAAGGCATTTGTTTGCATGCATGGAaggaagattttaattttttttttatatatatatggtcaTATATTATTTTTCCTAAACGACATGGTAGTGTGTAACATAAAAGAATGAGTCAAGAGATGTATTTTTTAATGATATAGGAGAAACAAAATTGGTGCCTCCGATTTCTTGTTTAGTTGCACAACAATCTCTAAAAGCCGGACTTAATGATTTATGttgtttaactttttaaaaaagaattacaAATCGGATCGTCTGATTCAcatttttgaaacttaaaaaaaatttagcattaaaattgaatttttcgatttttgttttcaaacaaaataattaaaaatataaatcagCCCCTCAAAtttgattaatattaattaaaaaaataatttcatatcaAACAAAAACACTCAAACTTCCAATAATAACATATTACACATATTtaatcattataaaaaaaaattggccCTTTCAGGTACGTAAGGTTTGGTTTTTCATACACTTTAAtttatgaagaaaaaaaatgTGAAGCACTCATTAATTTCATTTTCAAGACATTGTTATGAACCATCTCTTCTAAATTCTAATAGTATGGTAATGTATATACAATGTTATGCATATACATTGTTTAAGGTTTTTATATCTCCTCTTGTTCACAAGTTTAAAATATGTAAGGAAGATGGATTTGAAaagcttattatatatttttacaattttattcttTATTGCATTAGCAATAAAAACTTAAATGGTAAAAAATTGTAAACTAATAACTTATATATTagagataaaaatttaaattaaattaaaaactcaaaaaattcgAATTTGGAAAACTTGAAAATGAAGAGTTTGGAAAATCTTGGAACGTTGACAAAAGTCTCCAAATAATAAAACTCATGAATGAGATTTAACctttcaaaatctttctcttttctttgaaCTAGCATTTTTAACCTAATTCATAACATATTCTCAAcgttataattatttttcttatattagGAATTCTTCTAACTTAAGTTGTAGCATTTTAAAGTGTTACGGTGTTAtcaattgtaagaagtaaaagtacCAAATTAGTTGCCTAAATTACTTTATATATTTGACTATGAAATATGTTTTCATATCACATTTATGTGGCATCCAGATGTAACCCTAACTCCCCAAGTTTGATGAGAATGATTTATCAAAATCATACACaacttaattagatttttttttcccaCTTTTTTTAGGTTAAATATATAACCACCAATGCATGATCATGGAAGAGTTATGCCACTAGTAGCAATTAGTGCTTACAAAAAAGATAATAAAGCATTTGAGTCAAAGTCAATGATTGATCTCTTTCGGCAGACGCTAAAAACAATACTTGAGTATGTGACAATGATCTTTATATGTGTAAATATatcctttctctttttccttttcttcttttttcttttttggctaAAATTTTTCTAATCTTTATATATATTGTACGATTTAGAGATGGGAATTCTTTTTTTCATAGAACGAATTTCCTACATAgctttgaaattttattttattttttcttgtataAGCTAAAATGAgaacataattatttatttaattttgatccaTTTATATTCATCAAGTGCCCTAGTATTAAACAGCAAAATTTAGTTGGAGATTTGGTTAAAAACCACTTGTATGTCTTGCATTACttgaattttaaatattgacTTGATGGATATTGAtggaacaaaatattaaaatgtttAGTCACTACTTAGATACaacaaagataaataatatttgacAAAAGAATTAAGTAAATCACATTACAAATTTTAAGCATATATATTCCTAAGAATGTTATGGAAAATTTATTGTACACTCATCAACAGAGAGTGATTCTTCCTTCGCAAGGAATAATGACCATAAAAAATGTGGGTGAAACCTACATAATACTCagaaattatgtggggaaaaaGAAAGGGTGTAACAATTGCTCTTCCATGGTTACTAACAACAAAAAATTACTCCGAAAATGGAGATACCTTTAGGCAGACCATGACCCCCCAAACTAGCCAACTCGTCCACGTGCGTGTTAGCTTCCCGGCATAAGGTTTGCATCCACCAACAATTCTCTGTCGTCGGCTAATTCCCTTATAGTCAGACGAGACACTGTGTAGCCCTAGATTGCTCGCGGCGTCACCACAAGACCTATGGTCCATGTTTCTACAAAAATACACAAACCCTAACGCTGTGTTTGTTTAGGGGGAAATAGGGGGGAATTGaaaatgaatggaaagaaaaaggaaggaattgttcaatttcacttgtttgggaatgaaagaaaatataaagGGAAAATAACAACAGTAACAAACAGTGACAGGGACCCACCAAAATCTTTTCTCTCCAAGTAAGgcgagaaaatggaaagaaaattcATTTCAGTACATCATCTTCAAACCCTACCCTTTCGAAGCTCTGAAGACTTTTCTTCAACCTACTCAGCTGTGCATGCTACATCCACTTCTAACACTCTCAACTAGTGCAAGTTACTAACGTCTATCCCTCCACCACTTCTCAATCATTTTTTGGTCACGGCATCTTCCATCTACCGGTCAAATCTGGTAAGTTTTCCATTTTACTCTTGTTTTACCTTTCATTATTTATTGGCTTCACAGATCTGTGGGTTTCAACTTTAACTTTTTAGTATAGGAACAAAGATTACATTTTAGTTTGAATTATGAGTTTGTTAATTTTCATGCCTATAaactgtttgataaaatgttccAGTGAAAACATGCAAAGGTATTGACTTCTAACTTAATCAgagttgaaaaaaattaatgtgTGTATATACTATAGATAAATTTTGTATGTTGCTCTTATTTTTCATTTGATGCTATATGTTGATGGATTTGTGTTTGTGATTTAATCTGGAAGTATCCGAACAGGGATTATATTTTGGTTAGATTTATTACtttgttaatttttatgtatGTAAACTGCTTGATCAAATGCTccaatgaaaaaatatttattcatacTTTGTTAACTTTTATGTCTATAAACTGCCTGACAAAATGCTCCAATCGAAATCTAACTGCTAAAGTAAACTTAGTTTAAGTAAACTAATTGATTTTGTTGGACACAAAATTCATGCTAGTATAACCATAGCtcatttatttttgtttcaatatCGATAACAGACTTTCATCTTGGTATGATATAggttaaaatatttttagaaaacatTTTATAAAACAATAGTTTTGTgagaatatttaatattattttataaaacatATTAACATAAGAGGTACGATATGTTCAAATATTTTGTAGAGAAAGCCCTGCCTGCGATGCTAAATTTAGTGGTGATTCTGTTTGTgaaaaatataagtaaattttatcaaaaagaaaagataaatcaAAATCTAGAACAAGAATCTTGCACTTAGCTATTATACTAGCCATCATTGTTTGTACATTCAAGCTAGAAACATATTAGTCATTATATTTTGATTTTCACGAATTTGAGGGAAAAAAAATATGAATCTTCAATAATTGAATATGTTTAAATTTTCATTcatacaaaattattattatttgggagctcaattattaaaaatgataCGAATTAACAACTTATCTTTCACTGCAAAGTAAACTTGTTCCACCGCACTTATTCATAAATTTGCTCCATAATCTACACTTTTATAACTATTCAGTTAATTTATTTCCTTCTACACAAAATTCATAACTAATTCTGACATGGATAGGTGTTGAAGTTgattaagataatttttttaatctaaaaaggaCAACTAAAAAAACATTAAGCAATTTTAAAGGATTTGATCAAGTTAATTTATGATATAACATATAACAAATTAATTACTATCTTCACGTGAGTAAtctatatatgtaaaaaaaaatatcttccttcGTGATGACTATGAAAAAGTCCATTACTTTATCTGTTTCAAGTTCAGCAAATAACTTTGGAAAGTTGCAAGGCACTTTGCATATGCCGTCTCTGACCAAATTCAAGTTTAGCTTAGATTTTCCTGCTTGTTATCTTTCAATTGGTTGAGATTCTTTTACACTTAATTATATTCTTCGATTAGGAGGTCATATATATTAATACTAGTTATTTAACTGCATTGCTTGTACTTTACATATGATgctatctttttttgtttttgttggtgcTGTAAATCTACGATATGTACATTTGAAACTACAAAGTGGTTGTTAAATGGATAAGGCTGATCATGAAGAAAGTTTTTTCGTCCCCAATatggaagacatctttaattGTGAATTCCCACTAAACCTTTCCTTTAAGTTCGGGGTCGATAATCAGGAAAATATGTTAACCCTTGaaaaccaacaacatatattAACAGTTTTGAGGGAGGATTGGAAAAGACGACAGAAATTATGCACCATTACACTGATATGTTACATCGTGCACATGTTATATTTATTGAGAATTATGTCTACGCGGGTTGACAAATCCATCTCCCATAAATTGGTTGGGCGAGAACAAATTCGAGCTACTTTAATGCAACAGTTAAGAGAAACTCATAGGTGTCGTGACATCCTACGCATGGGCCCTGATGCATTTCTTCAATTGTGTGAGAAATTAAGAGCAACACGTCAAGTGAGGGATACAAAACATGTTACAGTagaggagcaagttgctaggtTCTTGTATATAATAGCTCATAATGTGAAAACTAGAACCGTTTCTTTTTTCTACCACCGGTCTGGAGAAACTGTTAGCCGCCACTTCCATGCTGTGTTACGGGCAATTATTTTACTAGAAGATGAATTTCTTCGACAACCATCTGCATCCATTGTTTCTCCGGCGATCCTTCACAATCATAGATTTTATCCTTATTTCAAGGTATTGACATGTACAATTACATGAATAAATAACTTTGATTATTTTATACAATTTCATGTTACTTTATTAAATAACGGACTATTATTTAGGACTGTATTGGAGCTATAGATGGAACACATTTTCGTGTCAAAGTACCCATAGCGGATCAACCTAAATTTCGAGGGagaaaagactggccgacacagAATGTATTAGCTGCATGTGATTTTGATATGAAGTTCACTTATGTATTAACGGGTTGGGAAGGAACAGCATCTGACTCAAAAGTTCTTAAGAATGCATTATCGAGGGATGATAATCTTAAACTTCCACGAGGTTAGCATGTACATCAAATTATATTCTCTCATTAGTAGGTAAAGATTAGTAGTTTGTGTGTTTATACtaaattattcaattttaatgATGGATTCTGTAGGAAAATTTTACCTTGGGGATGCTGGATTTATGTTGAAGTATGGATTAATTACCCCATATCGAAGTGTAAGGTATCACCTAAAAGAGTATGCAAGACGTGGcccagaaaatgaaaaagaattattTAATCTTCGTCATGCTTCATTGAGAAATGTTATCGAAAGGTCATTTGGAGTTTTAAAGAAAAGATTTGCAATAATCACAAGTGGCACTGAACCACATTATGACTTTGAGACTATGACTGAAATTGTGCTAGCTTGTTGCATATTACATAACTTTTTAATGGGTGTAGATCCTGATCCACATCTCATAGCTCAAGTTGACCGAGAACTACAAGAAAATAATCCAGAAGAGGATGAAGTAGTTCGACATGAACAAGATGAAGACTATAGGCGGGGGGCCATATTAAGGGATGAAATAGCTGCTCAAATGTGGGCTGACTATCAACTAGGACCCTGATCACTCATTTACAAAATTTTGCGAATAACGTTATTAGTTGTATTATCTATGCGCTGAGTTGATTTTATAACTATGATTTGTTATTATTGAATTCATGTTACCTCTTCAAGTGTTATCATATTCTGTTTGAGGACTTTGGTGTGCACAAGTTGAATCACTTTGTCATATGTTGTACTTATGGAGTGTATTGAATCTTTATTTGTT is a window from the Arachis hypogaea cultivar Tifrunner chromosome 1, arahy.Tifrunner.gnm2.J5K5, whole genome shotgun sequence genome containing:
- the LOC112796101 gene encoding protein ANTAGONIST OF LIKE HETEROCHROMATIN PROTEIN 1-like isoform X3 — its product is MDKADHEESFFVPNMEDIFNCEFPLNLSFKFGVDNQENMLTLENQQHILTVLREDWKRRQKLCTITLICYIVHMLYLLRIMSTRVDKSISHKLVGREQIRATLMQQLRETHRCRDILRMGPDAFLQLCEKLRATRQVRDTKHVTVEEQVARFLYIIAHNVKTRTVSFFYHRSGETVSRHFHAVLRAIILLEDEFLRQPSASIVSPAILHNHRFYPYFKDCIGAIDGTHFRVKVPIADQPKFRGRKDWPTQNVLAACDFDMKFTYVLTGWEGTASDSKVLKNALSRDDNLKLPRGKFYLGDAGFMLKYGLITPYRSVRYHLKEYARRGPENEKELFNLRHASLRNVIERSFGVLKKRFAIITSGTEPHYDFETMTEIVLACCILHNFLMGVDPDPHLIAQVDRELQENNPEEDEVVRHEQDEDYRRGAILRDEIAAQMWADYQLGP
- the LOC112796101 gene encoding uncharacterized protein isoform X1, which codes for MLYLLRIMSTRVDKSISHKLVGREQIRATLMQQLRETHRCRDILRMGPDAFLQLCEKLRATRQVRDTKHVTVEEQVARFLYIIAHNVKTRTVSFFYHRSGETVSRHFHAVLRAIILLEDEFLRQPSASIVSPAILHNHRFYPYFKDCIGAIDGTHFRVKVPIADQPKFRGRKDWPTQNVLAACDFDMKFTYVLTGWEGTASDSKVLKNALSRDDNLKLPRGKFYLGDAGFMLKYGLITPYRSVRYHLKEYARRGPENEKELFNLRHASLRNVIERSFGVLKKRFAIITSGTEPHYDFETMTEIVLACCILHNFLMGVDPDPHLIAQVDRELQENNPEEDEVVRHEQDEDYRRGAILRDEIAAQMWADYQLGP